A single window of Bradyrhizobium daqingense DNA harbors:
- the pepT gene encoding peptidase T, translated as MSSLTFSHTVTERFLRYVTIDTQSDPDSPNSPSTEKQKDLGRVLAAELKTMGVADAHLDDYGYVYGTIPANTDKKVPVICFCSHMDTSPDVTGKDVKPQVLKNYRGGDITLPGDTSQVIRFNEHPALKNQIGNDIITSDGTTLLGADNKAGVAEIMDAAHFFINNPDVKHGTIKILFTPDEEIGRGVDNVDLNKLGADFGYTMDGESAGCVEDETFSADGATITITGVSAHPGYAKGKMEHAIKIAAAIVERLPKEGCSPETTSGKQGFLHPVGIEGALEQATLSFIVRDFTEEGLKEKEVLLESIVKDVMKDYPRSTYTFEVREQYRNMKQVIDRHPHVLEYAIEAIRRAGLRPMRTAIRGGTDGSRLSFMGLPCPNIFAGEHAFHSRLEWVSRQDMEKAVQTIVHLAMIWEEKA; from the coding sequence ATGTCCTCCCTCACCTTCTCGCACACCGTGACCGAGCGCTTCCTGCGCTACGTCACCATCGACACCCAGTCCGATCCGGATTCCCCCAATTCGCCTTCCACCGAGAAGCAGAAGGATCTCGGACGCGTGCTCGCTGCCGAGCTGAAGACCATGGGCGTTGCGGACGCCCATCTCGACGATTACGGCTATGTCTATGGCACCATCCCGGCCAACACCGACAAGAAGGTGCCGGTGATCTGCTTCTGCTCGCATATGGACACCTCGCCCGACGTCACCGGCAAGGACGTCAAGCCGCAAGTTCTGAAGAACTATCGTGGCGGCGACATCACCCTGCCCGGCGACACCAGCCAGGTGATCCGCTTCAATGAGCACCCTGCGCTGAAGAACCAGATCGGCAACGACATCATCACCAGCGACGGCACCACGCTGCTGGGCGCCGACAACAAGGCCGGCGTCGCCGAGATCATGGATGCCGCGCATTTCTTCATCAACAACCCCGATGTGAAGCACGGCACCATCAAGATCCTGTTCACGCCGGATGAGGAGATCGGCCGCGGCGTCGACAATGTCGACCTGAACAAGCTGGGCGCCGACTTCGGCTACACCATGGACGGCGAAAGCGCCGGCTGCGTCGAGGACGAGACCTTCTCGGCCGACGGGGCCACCATCACCATCACCGGCGTCAGCGCCCATCCGGGCTACGCCAAGGGCAAGATGGAGCACGCAATCAAGATCGCCGCCGCCATCGTCGAGCGCCTGCCGAAGGAAGGCTGCTCGCCCGAGACGACCTCGGGCAAGCAGGGTTTTCTGCATCCTGTCGGCATCGAGGGCGCGCTGGAGCAGGCGACGCTGTCCTTCATCGTGCGCGACTTCACCGAGGAAGGCTTGAAGGAGAAGGAGGTCCTGCTCGAGAGCATCGTCAAGGACGTGATGAAGGACTATCCGCGCTCGACCTACACGTTCGAGGTGCGCGAGCAGTATCGCAACATGAAGCAGGTGATCGACCGTCACCCGCACGTCCTCGAATACGCCATCGAGGCGATCCGACGCGCCGGCCTGCGCCCGATGCGCACCGCGATCCGGGGCGGCACCGATGGATCGCGCCTGTCCTTCATGGGCCTGCCCTGCCCCAACATCTTCGCCGGTGAGCACGCGTTTCATTCCCGGCTCGAATGGGTCAGCCGGCAGGACATGGAGAAGGCGGTCCAGACCATCGTGCACCTCGCCATGATCTGGGAAGAGAAGGCGTAA
- a CDS encoding HU family DNA-binding protein, with translation MAKKDLAKKDSAKKAAAPATVTLKHLAADIAESQDLSKKRAEAVLTDMVELITKHLKRGDRVRIVGLGILQVRKRAARTGRNPSTGEAIHIKASKKVAFRPVKELKEAI, from the coding sequence ATGGCTAAGAAGGATTTGGCTAAGAAGGATTCGGCGAAAAAGGCAGCCGCGCCCGCCACCGTCACGCTCAAGCACCTCGCCGCCGACATCGCGGAGAGCCAGGACCTGTCGAAGAAGCGCGCCGAGGCCGTCCTGACCGACATGGTCGAGCTGATCACCAAGCACCTCAAGAGGGGTGACCGCGTCCGCATCGTCGGCCTCGGCATCCTCCAGGTCCGCAAGCGCGCGGCCCGGACCGGCCGCAATCCCTCCACCGGCGAGGCCATCCACATCAAGGCCAGCAAGAAGGTCGCGTTCCGCCCGGTCAAGGAACTGAAAGAGGCGATCTAG
- a CDS encoding efflux RND transporter permease subunit: MIARVIAWSARNLLLVLFGTGFAAAAGLYALLHLPLDAIPDLSDTQVIVYTEYQGQAPQVIEDQITYPLTTAMLTVPKSKVVRGFSFFGVSFVYVIFEDGTDIYWARSRVLEFLNGATSRLPAGVTPTIGPDATGVGWVYQYAVMSKELNLAETRTIQDWNLKFALAKAEGVAEIASVGGFVKQYNVILDPQRMRDLGITMQKMREAIRASNADVGGRTVELSEFEYVIRGRGYLRNVDDLGNIVLKTDNGTSVKLRDVARVELGPDERRGIAELNGEGEVASGIVLQRFGMNALDVIENVKKRFAEIATSLPKSVEIVPVYDRSSLIYAAIATLRHTLVEESIVVALVCIVFLLHVRSALVAILMLPVGVLMAFGAMKLLGIGSNIMSLGGIAIAIGAMIDAAIVMIENAHKHLERAEPGRSRVAILIEAASEVGPALFFSLLIITVSFMPIFTLESQEGRLFSPLAFTKTFAMAAAALLSVTLVPALMVIFVRGRIIPEHKNPINRFLIWIYRPVISGVLRAKIPVILLAFGVLAASVWPARQLGTEFMPDLDEGTLLYMPTTLPGISVTKAAELMQTQDRIIRSFPEVSSVYGKAGRAATATDPAPSEMFETIINLKPKPEWRPGVTVDSLIAEMDKALQFPGVSNAWTMPIKARIDMLSTGIRTPVGVKVIGTDLTGIDRLAKQVEQVLKAVPGTSSAYAERGLGGYYLEITPNREALSRYGIMVQDVQDTIATALGGQPVTTTVEGRQRFTINMRYPRDLRDNPTAISSDILVPMPSGGAVPLGEVASVTPARGPTSIRTENGQLATYIYVDIRDRDLGGYVTEAQRAVQASIQFPPGYYLVWSGQYEYLERATARLKIVVPVTLLIIFLLLYLNFRSVTETLIVMLSLPFALVGGLWLMWWLGFNLSVAVTVGFIALAGVAAETGVVMLIYLNHAFAETQARCARAGRPMTRADLYAAIMEGAVERVRPKMMTVVAIMAGLLPIMWSSGAGSEIMQRIAVPMIGGMISSTVLTLIVIPAIFGIVKGIGLPSSSGANAGCPLHVESPAQCRDALESAQ, encoded by the coding sequence ATGATCGCGCGCGTCATCGCATGGTCGGCACGCAACCTGCTGCTGGTGCTGTTCGGCACCGGCTTTGCCGCCGCCGCCGGCCTCTATGCCCTCCTGCATCTGCCGCTGGACGCCATCCCCGATCTCTCCGACACCCAGGTCATCGTCTACACCGAATATCAGGGACAGGCGCCGCAGGTGATCGAGGACCAGATCACCTATCCCCTGACGACCGCCATGCTGACGGTGCCGAAATCGAAGGTGGTGCGCGGCTTCTCTTTCTTCGGCGTCTCCTTCGTCTACGTCATCTTCGAGGACGGCACCGACATCTACTGGGCGCGCTCGCGCGTGCTCGAATTCCTCAACGGCGCGACGTCGCGACTGCCGGCCGGCGTGACGCCGACGATCGGACCCGACGCCACCGGCGTCGGCTGGGTCTACCAATACGCCGTGATGTCGAAGGAGCTGAACCTTGCGGAGACCCGGACGATCCAGGACTGGAACCTGAAATTCGCCCTGGCCAAGGCCGAAGGCGTTGCAGAGATTGCCAGCGTCGGCGGCTTCGTCAAGCAGTACAACGTGATCCTCGATCCGCAGCGCATGCGCGACCTCGGCATCACCATGCAGAAAATGCGCGAGGCGATCCGGGCCAGCAATGCCGATGTCGGCGGCCGTACCGTCGAGCTGTCCGAATTCGAATATGTCATCCGCGGCAGGGGTTATCTGAGAAACGTCGACGATCTCGGCAACATCGTGCTGAAGACCGACAACGGCACGTCCGTGAAGCTGCGCGACGTCGCCCGCGTCGAGCTCGGCCCCGACGAGCGGCGCGGCATCGCCGAACTCAACGGCGAGGGCGAGGTCGCAAGCGGCATCGTGCTCCAGCGCTTCGGCATGAACGCGCTCGACGTGATCGAGAACGTCAAGAAACGCTTTGCGGAGATCGCGACCAGCCTGCCGAAATCGGTCGAGATCGTTCCGGTCTACGACCGCTCGAGCCTGATCTACGCCGCGATCGCCACGCTGAGGCATACGCTGGTCGAGGAGAGCATCGTCGTCGCCCTCGTCTGTATCGTGTTCCTGCTGCATGTCCGCAGCGCGCTGGTCGCGATCCTGATGCTGCCCGTCGGCGTGCTGATGGCCTTCGGCGCCATGAAGCTGCTCGGGATCGGCTCCAACATCATGAGCCTCGGCGGCATCGCGATCGCGATCGGCGCCATGATCGACGCTGCGATCGTCATGATTGAGAACGCCCACAAGCATCTCGAACGCGCCGAGCCGGGCCGGTCGCGTGTCGCGATTCTGATCGAAGCCGCTAGCGAAGTCGGCCCTGCCCTGTTCTTCAGCCTCCTGATCATCACCGTCTCGTTCATGCCGATCTTCACGTTGGAATCGCAGGAAGGCCGCCTGTTCAGCCCACTCGCCTTCACCAAGACCTTTGCGATGGCGGCAGCGGCGCTGCTGTCGGTGACCCTGGTGCCGGCCCTGATGGTGATCTTCGTGCGCGGCCGGATCATTCCCGAGCACAAGAATCCCATCAACCGCTTCCTGATCTGGATCTATCGCCCGGTGATCTCAGGCGTGCTGCGCGCCAAAATCCCCGTGATCCTGCTCGCGTTCGGCGTGCTCGCCGCCTCGGTCTGGCCGGCGCGGCAGCTTGGCACCGAGTTCATGCCTGACCTCGACGAAGGCACCCTGCTCTACATGCCGACGACGCTGCCCGGTATCTCCGTGACCAAGGCCGCCGAGCTGATGCAAACGCAGGACCGCATCATCCGTTCATTTCCCGAGGTCTCCTCGGTCTATGGCAAGGCCGGCCGCGCTGCCACAGCGACCGACCCTGCGCCGTCGGAGATGTTCGAGACCATCATCAATCTCAAGCCGAAGCCAGAGTGGCGCCCGGGCGTGACCGTCGACAGCCTCATCGCAGAGATGGACAAGGCGCTGCAGTTTCCCGGCGTCTCCAACGCCTGGACCATGCCGATCAAGGCGCGCATCGACATGCTCTCGACCGGCATCCGGACTCCTGTCGGCGTCAAGGTGATCGGCACTGATCTTACCGGCATCGACAGGCTGGCAAAGCAGGTCGAGCAGGTGCTCAAGGCGGTTCCCGGCACCTCCTCCGCCTATGCCGAGCGCGGGCTCGGCGGCTACTATCTCGAGATCACGCCGAACCGCGAGGCGCTGTCGCGCTACGGCATCATGGTCCAGGACGTGCAGGACACGATCGCGACCGCGCTCGGCGGCCAGCCCGTGACCACGACGGTGGAGGGACGCCAGCGCTTCACGATCAACATGCGCTACCCGCGCGACCTGCGCGACAATCCGACGGCGATCAGCAGCGACATCCTGGTGCCGATGCCATCAGGCGGCGCCGTTCCTCTCGGCGAGGTCGCAAGCGTGACACCGGCGCGCGGGCCGACCTCGATCCGAACCGAGAACGGCCAGCTCGCCACGTACATCTATGTCGACATCCGCGACCGCGATCTCGGCGGCTACGTCACCGAGGCCCAGCGCGCGGTGCAGGCCAGCATCCAGTTTCCGCCCGGCTATTATCTGGTCTGGAGCGGACAGTACGAGTATCTCGAACGCGCCACCGCGCGGCTCAAGATCGTGGTGCCGGTGACGCTGCTGATCATCTTCCTGCTGCTCTATCTCAACTTCCGTTCGGTCACCGAGACGCTGATCGTCATGCTCTCGCTGCCCTTCGCTCTCGTCGGCGGTCTCTGGCTGATGTGGTGGCTCGGGTTCAACCTGTCGGTCGCGGTCACCGTCGGCTTCATCGCACTGGCGGGCGTGGCGGCCGAGACCGGCGTCGTGATGCTGATCTATCTCAACCACGCGTTCGCCGAGACCCAGGCGCGATGCGCGAGGGCAGGCCGCCCGATGACGCGCGCGGATCTCTACGCCGCCATCATGGAGGGCGCCGTCGAGCGCGT
- a CDS encoding efflux RND transporter periplasmic adaptor subunit has protein sequence MIRLVTIGTAAAVFAVAGVALVAGRIMQPQPDRGLLTSAAYAADAGAPIYFRDPDGKPFYSLTPKKTVDGRDYRPVRASEEISFDNPDEAPEIMTTDAKSDRKIKFYRNPMGLPDTSPVPKKDSMGMDYIPVYDDEDADDGSIKLSPGKIQRSGVKSEPVELRRIRTLVRAPGTIQLDERRISVVAMRAESFVQKVADVTTGSRVAKGQPLMEIYSAAVSSAAAEYVATITSRTTAGIEPYGRGSRQRLVNLDVPEPVITEMEQNRSVPITIPWSSPRDGIVLQRNAVEGMRAQPGDVLFRIADISQVWATVDVAERDLGNIAVGQSVRFRARSYPGRDFTGVIGVIYPQLNKETRTARVRIELANADLALLPDMYVDVEIDTGTAAPVLSVAESALLDTGSRQAVLVDKGQGRFEPREVKPGRRGDGYVEIRDGLAEGDAVVTSANFLIDAESNLKAALKGFAEPGTMQDGGKAMGARP, from the coding sequence ATGATCCGCCTCGTCACCATTGGCACGGCCGCCGCGGTCTTCGCGGTGGCAGGTGTCGCCCTGGTTGCTGGCCGCATCATGCAGCCGCAGCCAGATCGGGGCTTGCTGACCTCTGCCGCGTACGCTGCGGACGCAGGCGCACCGATCTATTTCCGGGATCCGGACGGCAAGCCGTTCTACTCGCTCACGCCCAAAAAGACCGTCGATGGCCGCGACTATCGCCCCGTGCGGGCGAGCGAGGAGATCAGCTTCGACAATCCCGACGAAGCGCCCGAGATCATGACGACCGACGCCAAGAGCGATCGCAAGATCAAGTTCTACCGCAACCCGATGGGCCTGCCGGACACCTCACCGGTGCCGAAGAAGGACTCGATGGGAATGGATTACATTCCCGTCTACGACGACGAGGACGCTGACGACGGTTCGATCAAGCTCTCGCCTGGCAAGATCCAGCGCAGCGGCGTCAAATCCGAGCCGGTCGAACTGCGCCGGATCAGAACGCTGGTGCGCGCGCCCGGCACGATCCAGCTCGATGAACGCCGCATATCGGTGGTCGCGATGCGCGCCGAGAGCTTCGTGCAGAAAGTCGCCGACGTCACCACCGGCAGCCGCGTCGCCAAGGGCCAGCCGCTGATGGAGATCTACAGCGCCGCGGTCTCGTCCGCGGCGGCCGAATATGTCGCGACGATCACCTCGAGGACGACGGCAGGCATCGAGCCCTATGGCCGCGGCTCCCGGCAGCGCCTCGTCAATCTCGACGTTCCCGAACCGGTCATCACGGAGATGGAACAGAACCGTTCGGTGCCTATCACCATCCCGTGGTCGTCACCGCGCGACGGCATCGTGCTCCAGCGCAACGCCGTCGAGGGCATGCGCGCCCAGCCCGGCGACGTGCTGTTCCGCATCGCCGACATCTCGCAGGTCTGGGCGACGGTGGACGTGGCCGAGCGCGACCTCGGCAATATCGCCGTCGGCCAGTCCGTGAGGTTTCGGGCCCGCAGCTATCCCGGCCGGGACTTCACGGGTGTGATCGGGGTGATCTATCCGCAGCTCAACAAGGAGACACGCACGGCGCGCGTACGCATTGAGCTGGCCAATGCCGACCTCGCATTGCTTCCCGACATGTATGTCGACGTCGAGATCGACACGGGCACGGCAGCGCCGGTGCTCAGCGTCGCTGAGAGCGCGCTGCTTGACACCGGCAGCCGGCAGGCCGTGCTGGTCGACAAAGGCCAGGGCCGTTTCGAGCCGCGCGAGGTCAAGCCCGGGCGGCGCGGCGACGGCTATGTCGAGATCCGCGACGGTCTTGCGGAAGGCGATGCCGTCGTGACGTCCGCCAACTTCCTGATCGACGCCGAGAGCAATCTGAAGGCCGCGCTGAAGGGTTTCGCCGAGCCCGGGACGATGCAGGACGGCGGCAAGGCAATGGGAGCCAGGCCATGA
- a CDS encoding FixH family protein: MTTTKLARAALAALIGAALTGAAHADIKTYEFQLAQPTVKTGADRVVTVRLVDKSSGRAIPDAVIFAIRLDMAPDGMQEMATKVTAMPGTEPGTYRFKANFSMAGRWQLSLGAKVQGETGTVENKLVVTAEK, from the coding sequence ATGACGACCACCAAGCTTGCGCGCGCCGCCCTGGCTGCGCTGATCGGTGCTGCGCTCACCGGTGCCGCCCATGCCGACATCAAGACCTACGAATTCCAGCTGGCCCAGCCGACGGTCAAGACCGGCGCCGATCGCGTCGTGACCGTTCGGCTGGTCGACAAGAGCAGCGGCAGGGCGATACCCGACGCCGTGATCTTCGCGATCAGGCTCGACATGGCCCCTGACGGCATGCAGGAAATGGCCACCAAGGTGACGGCCATGCCGGGTACCGAACCCGGGACCTACCGCTTCAAGGCCAATTTCAGCATGGCGGGGCGCTGGCAGCTCTCGCTCGGCGCCAAGGTGCAAGGCGAAACCGGCACGGTCGAAAACAAGCTCGTCGTCACGGCAGAGAAATGA
- a CDS encoding TonB-dependent siderophore receptor: protein MLRSAVLATASAWVLMPQASLAQSSPQSGAQNIPSVTVTAPDARRRAAATPQRRAPRPSSVQTANRNRPQPQREVGFVETPLGPVNGYVAGRSSSGTKTNTPIMQTPQSVSVIGGEQIRDQKANKLDEVLRSTAGVRAGTFGTDTRNDWWLIRGFKSEDIGLFLDGMQLFYTSYASWKLQTPNMERVEVLRGPSAVLYGGSSPSGIVNVISKMPPAEPIRYVETGVNNFGNAYVSFDMGGPIATSPENGKLFARVVGQVQNGGTQVNFTPDNNYFIAPSFTWQPDADTSFTVLASASKQDTRGINFLPYQGTVTNAPFGKIPTSFFVGDPAVDKFTREQEMLGYQFSRNLTDDLTFRQNARFAHVDISYRGYVGNGWDNINTATMARYNWYAKNTANQANLDNQLEYRFNTGPVRHTMLFGVDLRGYQIDDYQAFNFGTVPSINVFNPAYGINIPLAGAPFRNFLITQKQAGTYLQDQMKLGNFTLVLSGRNDWVETTQEARDTGALVGSRDDSRFSGRAGLIYNFDNGIAPYVSYSTSYNPIIGLNAQNQLFLPETGKQAEIGVKVAPGGFDGYFTVSAFDLVRQNVPTTVPGSTPLLQNQTGEVTSRGIELEAVANATKELKFIGAFTAYHLFTSKDLDPTLVGKTPTNTPELLVSGWADYTFRDGPLEGFGFGGGVRYVGSSWADAANTLEVPAVVLGDLAVHYEWQNWRTALNVINVTDKMYVASCASASSCFYGDRRRVTASVSYKW from the coding sequence ATGCTGCGGTCGGCCGTATTGGCGACCGCGTCCGCTTGGGTTTTGATGCCGCAGGCATCGCTCGCACAATCATCGCCGCAGAGTGGCGCGCAGAACATTCCGTCGGTGACGGTCACGGCGCCGGATGCGCGCCGCCGCGCGGCCGCGACCCCTCAGCGCCGTGCGCCGCGGCCGTCTTCGGTGCAGACCGCCAACAGGAACAGGCCGCAGCCGCAGCGCGAGGTCGGCTTCGTGGAGACGCCGCTCGGTCCGGTGAACGGCTACGTCGCCGGCCGCAGCTCGTCGGGCACCAAGACCAACACGCCGATCATGCAGACGCCGCAGTCGGTCTCGGTGATCGGCGGCGAGCAGATCCGCGACCAGAAGGCGAACAAGCTCGACGAGGTCCTGCGATCTACCGCCGGCGTGCGGGCCGGAACGTTCGGCACGGACACCCGCAACGATTGGTGGCTGATCCGCGGCTTCAAGTCCGAGGACATCGGGCTGTTCCTCGATGGCATGCAGCTGTTCTACACGTCCTATGCGAGCTGGAAGCTGCAGACGCCCAATATGGAGCGCGTCGAGGTGCTGCGCGGTCCCTCGGCTGTGCTCTACGGCGGATCGAGCCCGAGCGGCATCGTCAACGTCATCAGCAAGATGCCGCCGGCCGAGCCGATCCGTTACGTCGAGACCGGCGTCAATAATTTCGGCAACGCCTATGTCAGCTTCGACATGGGTGGACCGATCGCGACGAGCCCCGAGAACGGCAAGCTGTTCGCCCGCGTCGTCGGCCAGGTTCAGAACGGCGGCACGCAGGTCAACTTCACGCCCGACAACAACTACTTCATCGCGCCGTCATTCACCTGGCAGCCGGACGCCGACACGAGCTTCACGGTGCTGGCCTCGGCCTCGAAGCAGGACACGCGCGGCATCAACTTCCTGCCTTACCAGGGCACGGTGACCAACGCGCCGTTCGGGAAGATTCCGACCAGCTTCTTCGTCGGAGATCCCGCGGTGGACAAGTTTACCCGCGAGCAGGAGATGCTCGGCTATCAGTTTTCGCGCAATCTTACTGACGACCTGACGTTCCGTCAGAACGCCCGCTTTGCGCATGTCGACATCAGCTATCGCGGCTATGTCGGCAACGGCTGGGACAACATCAATACCGCCACGATGGCCCGCTACAATTGGTATGCGAAGAATACCGCAAACCAGGCCAATCTCGACAACCAGCTCGAGTATCGCTTCAATACCGGTCCGGTCCGGCACACGATGCTGTTCGGGGTCGATCTGAGGGGCTACCAGATCGACGACTATCAGGCCTTCAACTTCGGCACCGTTCCCTCGATCAACGTCTTCAATCCCGCTTACGGTATCAACATTCCGCTTGCGGGGGCGCCATTCCGTAACTTCCTGATCACGCAGAAGCAGGCCGGCACCTACCTCCAGGATCAGATGAAGCTCGGCAACTTCACCCTGGTGCTGAGCGGCCGCAACGACTGGGTGGAGACGACGCAGGAAGCGCGCGACACCGGCGCGTTGGTCGGCAGCCGCGACGACAGCCGGTTCAGCGGCCGCGCCGGGCTGATCTACAATTTCGACAATGGCATCGCGCCCTACGTCTCCTATTCGACGAGCTACAATCCGATCATCGGTCTCAACGCCCAGAACCAGCTGTTCCTGCCGGAGACCGGCAAGCAGGCCGAGATCGGCGTGAAGGTCGCGCCAGGAGGTTTCGACGGTTATTTCACGGTCTCGGCGTTCGATCTGGTCCGTCAGAACGTTCCGACGACGGTGCCGGGCAGCACGCCGCTCCTGCAGAATCAGACCGGCGAGGTGACCTCGCGCGGCATCGAGCTCGAAGCCGTGGCCAATGCCACGAAGGAGCTGAAGTTCATCGGTGCCTTCACGGCCTACCATCTCTTTACCAGCAAGGATCTCGATCCGACATTGGTCGGCAAGACGCCGACCAACACGCCGGAGCTCCTGGTCTCGGGCTGGGCCGACTACACCTTCAGGGATGGGCCGCTCGAAGGATTTGGTTTCGGTGGCGGCGTACGCTACGTCGGCTCCTCCTGGGCTGACGCCGCGAACACACTCGAAGTTCCTGCGGTCGTACTCGGCGATTTGGCGGTCCACTACGAATGGCAGAATTGGCGCACGGCGCTCAACGTCATCAACGTGACCGACAAGATGTATGTCGCGAGCTGCGCGTCGGCCTCATCCTGCTTCTACGGCGATCGCCGGCGCGTGACCGCCAGCGTCTCCTACAAATGGTGA